A single Tenacibaculum sp. Bg11-29 DNA region contains:
- a CDS encoding acyl-CoA dehydrogenase family protein, producing MADLLRGGQFLVKETKCEDIFTPEDFSEEQKMMKDAVMEFNDREITPHKARFEAKDYALTEEVMRKAGELGFLGVSVPEAYGGLGMGFVSTMLTCDYISSGTGSFSTAFGAHTGIGTMPITLYGTEAQKQKYVPKLATGEWFGSYCLTEPGAGSDANSGKTTAELTEDGKNYKINGQKMWISNAGFCQVMIVFARIEDDKNITGFIVEYDKNNPNGITLGEEEHKLGIRASSTRQVFYSDTIVPIENMLSARGNGFKIAMNALNVGRIKLAGACLDSQRRVITYATQYATERKQFKTPIADFGAIKMKLAEMTTNAYVGESASYRAAKNIEDRIAMREAEGNTHQEAELKGVEEYAIECSILKVAVSEDVQACADEGIQIFGGMGFSEETPMESAWRDARIARIYEGTNEINRLLSVGMLVKKAMKGHVDLLGPATAVGNELLGIPSFDTPDYSELFAEEKEIIAKLKKVFLMVAGGAIQKYGPELEEHQQLLNAASNILIEVYMAESAILRTEKNAKRSGEASQKEQIAMSQLYLYNAVDIVIKNAKEGIVSFAEGDEQRMMLMGLKRFTKYANYPNVVELRNTIAEKLKAENKYCF from the coding sequence ATGGCAGATTTATTAAGAGGAGGTCAATTCCTAGTTAAAGAAACAAAATGTGAAGATATTTTTACTCCAGAAGATTTTTCTGAAGAGCAAAAAATGATGAAAGACGCGGTTATGGAATTTAACGATCGTGAAATCACACCTCATAAAGCTCGCTTTGAAGCTAAAGATTATGCTTTAACAGAAGAAGTAATGCGTAAAGCAGGTGAATTAGGTTTCTTAGGTGTTTCTGTTCCTGAAGCTTATGGCGGATTAGGAATGGGATTTGTTTCCACCATGCTTACTTGTGATTATATATCAAGTGGTACAGGTTCTTTTAGTACTGCTTTCGGTGCACATACAGGTATTGGTACAATGCCAATAACTTTATACGGTACCGAAGCTCAAAAACAAAAATATGTACCTAAATTAGCTACAGGTGAATGGTTTGGTTCTTATTGTTTAACAGAACCAGGTGCTGGGTCTGATGCAAATTCAGGAAAAACTACAGCTGAGTTAACTGAAGACGGAAAAAATTATAAAATTAACGGACAAAAAATGTGGATTTCAAACGCAGGTTTTTGTCAAGTAATGATCGTTTTTGCTCGTATTGAAGATGATAAAAACATTACTGGGTTTATTGTTGAATATGATAAAAACAATCCAAACGGAATTACTTTAGGTGAAGAAGAACACAAATTAGGTATACGTGCTTCTTCTACTCGTCAAGTATTCTATAGCGATACTATTGTTCCTATTGAAAACATGTTATCTGCAAGAGGTAATGGTTTTAAAATTGCCATGAACGCATTAAATGTAGGTCGTATTAAATTAGCTGGTGCTTGTTTAGATTCTCAAAGAAGAGTAATTACATATGCAACACAATACGCTACTGAACGTAAACAATTTAAAACTCCTATTGCTGACTTTGGTGCTATTAAAATGAAATTAGCTGAGATGACAACCAATGCATATGTTGGTGAATCTGCTTCTTATAGAGCTGCTAAAAACATTGAAGATAGAATTGCGATGCGTGAAGCTGAAGGAAACACACATCAAGAAGCAGAATTAAAAGGTGTTGAAGAATATGCAATTGAATGTTCTATCTTAAAAGTTGCTGTTTCTGAAGATGTACAAGCCTGTGCTGATGAAGGAATTCAAATTTTTGGAGGAATGGGATTCTCAGAAGAAACTCCTATGGAGTCTGCTTGGAGAGATGCTCGTATTGCTCGTATTTACGAAGGAACTAACGAAATTAACAGATTACTTTCTGTTGGTATGTTAGTGAAGAAAGCAATGAAAGGTCATGTTGATTTATTAGGACCAGCAACGGCTGTAGGAAATGAATTATTAGGCATTCCTTCTTTTGATACTCCAGATTACTCTGAGTTATTTGCTGAAGAAAAAGAAATTATTGCAAAGCTTAAAAAAGTGTTTTTAATGGTTGCCGGTGGTGCAATTCAAAAATATGGTCCTGAACTAGAAGAGCATCAACAATTATTAAACGCAGCTTCAAATATTTTAATTGAAGTGTATATGGCTGAATCTGCTATTTTAAGAACTGAAAAGAATGCTAAGCGTTCTGGTGAAGCTTCTCAAAAAGAGCAAATCGCTATGTCTCAATTATATTTATACAACGCAGTAGATATCGTTATTAAAAATGCTAAGGAAGGAATTGTTTCTTTTGCTGAAGGTGATGAGCAACGTATGATGTTAATGGGGTTAAAGCGTTTTACTAAATACGCTAACTATCCTAACGTAGTTGAATTACGTAACACGATTGCAGAAAAATTAAAAGCAGAGAATAAATACTGCTTCTAA
- a CDS encoding peptide MFS transporter yields the protein MSTNTVRFEGSEMNRKLLMGHPSGLFVLFFTEMWERFSYYGMRAILVLFLTSAITGDNPGWGWSREDALGLYGTYTMLVYFSPIIGGYLADKILGYRYAVAIGAFIMTLGHATMALNTAWSLYLGIGLLVAGNGLFKPNITSIINGVYKNAQDKKDGAFTIFYMGVNAGAFVGILLCGYVGETAGWHYGFGLAGVFMFLGMLQFWFAQGIFGSIGLSPSKAIEYNDAIENIEEKGTIEEEEIPANVQRDRYIVVAILAFFTVFFWAAFEQAGGSMTIFAGDYTNRVLEGDSANIFRVANTLLTVVPLLIITYVLFQLFKITFKKYALSNLFLGASFAIIWCIVIWMLKNQFSDVKTEVPASWFSILNSFYIIAFAPLISKIWESKFNPPATVKFGMGLILLGLGFGVLAYGSSEIPQGAQTASVSMVWLILAYLLHTLGELCLSPVGLSYVSKLVPASTIGVMFGLWYIAVGMGNKAAGSMGGMIDKITATYDMSTFFLIFTIVPMLAGFILMGLTPLVKKLMHGVK from the coding sequence ATGAGTACAAACACAGTTAGATTTGAAGGTTCAGAAATGAATCGTAAATTATTAATGGGACACCCATCAGGACTATTTGTTCTTTTTTTTACTGAAATGTGGGAGCGTTTTTCGTATTATGGAATGCGTGCAATTTTAGTGTTATTTTTAACATCTGCTATCACTGGAGATAATCCTGGTTGGGGATGGTCGAGAGAGGATGCGTTAGGATTATATGGTACATATACAATGCTTGTGTATTTTTCTCCAATTATAGGGGGGTATTTAGCAGATAAAATTTTAGGATATCGATATGCTGTGGCAATTGGTGCTTTTATAATGACGTTAGGACATGCAACAATGGCTTTAAATACAGCCTGGAGTCTGTATTTAGGTATTGGTTTGTTAGTTGCGGGAAATGGATTGTTTAAGCCGAATATTACATCTATTATTAATGGTGTTTACAAAAATGCTCAAGATAAAAAAGATGGTGCTTTTACCATATTTTATATGGGAGTAAATGCTGGTGCTTTTGTTGGGATCTTACTTTGCGGATATGTTGGTGAAACTGCTGGTTGGCATTATGGATTTGGATTAGCAGGTGTATTTATGTTTTTAGGAATGTTGCAATTTTGGTTTGCTCAAGGAATTTTTGGAAGCATAGGATTATCGCCATCAAAGGCTATTGAATATAATGATGCAATTGAAAACATAGAAGAAAAGGGAACAATAGAAGAAGAAGAAATTCCAGCTAATGTTCAAAGAGATCGTTATATAGTTGTAGCTATTTTAGCCTTCTTTACTGTTTTCTTTTGGGCAGCTTTTGAGCAAGCTGGTGGATCAATGACTATTTTTGCAGGAGATTATACAAATAGAGTTTTAGAAGGAGATTCTGCAAATATATTTAGAGTTGCAAATACGTTATTAACAGTAGTTCCTTTATTAATAATAACATATGTTTTATTTCAATTATTTAAAATAACTTTTAAAAAATATGCTTTATCTAATCTTTTTTTAGGAGCTAGTTTTGCAATTATTTGGTGTATTGTTATTTGGATGTTAAAAAATCAATTTAGTGATGTTAAAACAGAAGTCCCTGCTTCTTGGTTCTCTATTTTAAATTCATTTTATATTATTGCTTTTGCTCCTTTAATTTCAAAAATATGGGAGAGTAAATTTAATCCTCCAGCTACAGTGAAATTCGGAATGGGACTGATCCTTTTGGGGTTAGGTTTTGGAGTGCTAGCTTATGGATCTTCTGAGATTCCACAAGGAGCACAAACGGCATCTGTAAGCATGGTTTGGCTAATACTAGCATATTTACTTCATACTTTAGGTGAACTATGCTTGTCGCCTGTTGGTTTATCTTATGTATCAAAACTTGTTCCAGCATCTACAATTGGTGTAATGTTTGGTCTTTGGTATATTGCGGTAGGTATGGGTAATAAAGCAGCTGGATCTATGGGAGGTATGATAGATAAGATTACTGCAACTTATGATATGAGTACATTCTTTTTAATTTTTACAATTGTACCAATGCTTGCTGGTTTTATTTTAATGGGATTAACTCCGTTAGTAAAGAAATTAATGCACGGGGTAAAATAA
- a CDS encoding acetyl-CoA C-acyltransferase, with amino-acid sequence MKTAYIVKGYRTAIAKSKRGAFRFKRADELAAETIEYMMEQLPDFDKSRIDDVIVGNAMPEGSQGLNMARLISLMGLKTDAVPGVTVNRFCSSGIETISMAVAKIQSGMAECIIAGGAESMSSVPMTGFKPELNYDTVAAGHADYYWGMGNTAEEVANKYNISRKDQDEFALNSHLKALRAQAENRFQDQIVPIEVEETYVDANDKKVTRKYTVTKDEGPRKGSNIAGLERLKPVFATGGSVTAGNSSQTSDGAAFLMVMSEDMVKELNLKPIARMVSYAAAGVPPRIMGIGPVAAIPKALKQAGLKQEDISLIELNEAFASQSLAVIRELGLDADIINVNGGAIALGHPLGCTGAKLSVQLFDEMRKRNMQGKYGMVTMCVGTGQGAAGIFEFLN; translated from the coding sequence ATGAAAACAGCATATATAGTAAAAGGATATAGAACCGCCATAGCAAAGTCTAAAAGAGGTGCGTTCAGATTTAAAAGAGCTGATGAGTTAGCTGCTGAAACTATCGAATATATGATGGAGCAGTTACCTGATTTTGATAAGTCACGTATTGACGATGTTATCGTTGGTAATGCAATGCCAGAAGGTTCTCAAGGTTTAAACATGGCTCGTTTAATCTCTTTAATGGGATTAAAAACTGATGCTGTTCCTGGTGTAACCGTAAACCGTTTTTGTTCTTCAGGAATAGAAACTATTAGTATGGCTGTGGCAAAAATTCAATCAGGAATGGCTGAATGTATTATTGCAGGTGGAGCTGAAAGTATGAGTTCTGTACCTATGACAGGTTTTAAACCAGAATTAAATTACGATACAGTTGCTGCTGGTCATGCAGATTATTACTGGGGTATGGGAAATACTGCAGAAGAAGTTGCGAATAAATACAACATTTCTCGTAAAGACCAAGATGAGTTTGCTTTAAACTCGCACTTAAAGGCATTAAGAGCTCAAGCTGAAAATCGTTTTCAAGATCAAATTGTACCAATTGAAGTTGAAGAAACGTATGTTGATGCTAACGATAAAAAAGTAACAAGAAAATATACAGTAACTAAAGATGAAGGACCTCGTAAAGGATCTAACATTGCAGGTTTAGAACGTTTAAAACCAGTATTTGCTACTGGAGGAAGTGTTACTGCAGGTAACTCTTCTCAAACAAGTGATGGTGCTGCATTTTTAATGGTGATGAGTGAAGATATGGTGAAGGAATTAAATCTGAAACCAATCGCTCGTATGGTAAGTTATGCTGCTGCTGGTGTTCCGCCTAGAATTATGGGAATCGGACCTGTAGCTGCTATTCCAAAAGCATTAAAACAAGCAGGCTTAAAACAAGAAGACATTAGCTTAATTGAATTGAACGAAGCATTTGCTTCTCAATCATTAGCTGTAATCAGAGAATTAGGATTAGACGCAGACATTATTAATGTAAATGGTGGAGCGATTGCATTAGGACACCCATTAGGATGTACTGGAGCTAAATTATCGGTTCAATTATTCGATGAAATGCGCAAGCGTAATATGCAAGGAAAATACGGAATGGTAACCATGTGTGTAGGTACTGGTCAAGGTGCTGCAGGTATTTTCGAATTCTTAAACTAA
- a CDS encoding ComEC/Rec2 family competence protein, whose protein sequence is MKKLIEYLPFHFLICIISGITIQFYTNLWARNLILIVCLMLLMLCLLYIFKRNGNRKTFTVVSMILFILIGISTTFINNPKNYANHYQYNSSKKKGTTLHINKILKSSRYYHKFVAQVVQINSRKTIGNILVNLKKDSTSTLLKVGNQIYITKKFKNLTSPLNPYQFNYKDYLAKQYIYQQIVINQEDYKKFKKGIISIYSLSSKLRNRILSSLKKYSFTKDQLSVINALLLGQRQDISKNILNSYVKAGAIHILAISGLHIGIILLILSYLLTPIEKLKHGSYIKTALIIILLWAFAFVAGLSASVVRAVTMFCFIAVGESFKKKKVVEYSLISSMFFLLLIKPLFLFDVGFQLSYLAVFGIIWIQPLLYKLWSPKLWLFNKLWKLITISLAAQAGILPISLYYFHQFPGLFILSNLLIIPFLGGILIGGILIIILALSKALPNLLANIYGSIISLMNKYVNWISNQESFLFHEISMSFYEMITWYFIIISVYQLSIHKKTKQLLFLLFSIVLLQTSLLYNKIDREYKQEIIVFHKTKENLLGYRNGKLFKLLQYGDTLKTYNNNVIKAYRINENIKSNFPPKIGNIIRYNSDTILIIDSLGIYDLALKKPIIILQHSPKINLNRLIETLEPKQIIADGSNYKSSLNRWKATCKKQKTPFHQTRQNGAFIIK, encoded by the coding sequence ATGAAAAAACTGATTGAATATTTACCATTCCACTTCCTTATATGTATAATATCTGGAATTACTATACAATTCTATACTAATCTTTGGGCGCGTAACTTAATACTAATAGTATGTCTGATGTTATTAATGCTTTGTTTATTGTATATTTTTAAAAGAAATGGAAACCGTAAGACTTTTACGGTAGTATCAATGATATTATTCATTTTAATTGGAATATCTACAACTTTTATAAACAATCCTAAAAATTACGCTAATCATTACCAGTATAATTCTTCAAAAAAGAAAGGAACAACACTACATATAAATAAAATATTAAAGTCTAGTAGATACTATCATAAATTTGTAGCTCAGGTAGTTCAAATTAACAGCAGGAAAACTATTGGCAATATATTAGTAAATCTAAAAAAAGATAGTACTTCTACTCTATTAAAAGTGGGGAATCAAATTTATATAACTAAGAAGTTTAAAAATTTAACCTCTCCATTAAATCCTTACCAATTTAACTATAAGGACTATTTAGCTAAACAATACATTTACCAGCAAATTGTTATTAATCAAGAAGATTATAAAAAATTTAAAAAAGGTATTATATCTATTTATAGCTTATCATCAAAACTTAGAAATAGAATTCTTAGTTCATTAAAAAAATATTCATTCACTAAAGATCAACTTTCGGTAATCAACGCACTATTACTAGGTCAGCGACAGGACATATCAAAAAATATTCTTAATAGTTACGTAAAAGCTGGTGCAATACACATTCTCGCTATTTCAGGGTTACATATAGGAATCATTCTATTAATTTTATCATATTTATTAACCCCTATAGAAAAGCTAAAACATGGCTCATATATAAAAACGGCACTCATTATTATATTACTGTGGGCTTTTGCTTTTGTTGCAGGTTTATCCGCTTCGGTAGTTAGAGCAGTTACCATGTTTTGTTTCATAGCTGTTGGTGAATCGTTTAAAAAGAAAAAAGTTGTTGAATATTCATTGATAAGCTCAATGTTTTTCTTATTATTAATAAAACCCTTATTTTTATTCGATGTTGGGTTTCAATTAAGCTATTTAGCCGTTTTTGGAATTATTTGGATACAACCACTACTTTACAAATTATGGAGTCCTAAGCTTTGGTTATTTAATAAACTTTGGAAGCTTATTACTATCTCTTTAGCTGCACAAGCAGGAATATTACCAATAAGCTTATATTACTTTCATCAGTTTCCTGGTTTATTTATACTTTCAAATTTATTAATTATTCCATTTTTAGGAGGAATACTAATTGGAGGTATATTAATTATAATACTTGCTTTATCAAAAGCATTACCCAATTTATTAGCTAACATATATGGGTCTATTATTTCACTAATGAATAAATATGTTAATTGGATATCAAACCAAGAGTCCTTTTTATTTCATGAAATTTCAATGTCTTTCTATGAAATGATTACTTGGTACTTTATAATTATATCTGTTTACCAATTAAGCATACATAAAAAAACTAAACAACTTCTGTTTCTACTTTTCTCGATAGTTTTATTACAAACTTCTTTACTTTATAATAAAATTGATAGGGAGTATAAACAAGAAATTATTGTTTTTCATAAAACTAAGGAAAATTTACTAGGTTATAGAAATGGAAAACTATTTAAATTACTACAGTACGGTGATACTTTAAAAACGTATAACAATAATGTTATTAAAGCATATCGAATAAATGAAAATATAAAAAGTAATTTCCCTCCTAAAATAGGTAACATTATTCGCTATAATTCGGACACTATTTTAATAATAGATAGTTTAGGAATTTATGATCTTGCATTAAAAAAACCTATAATAATTCTACAGCACTCTCCAAAAATAAATTTAAATAGGTTAATTGAAACTTTAGAACCTAAACAGATAATTGCAGATGGCAGTAACTACAAAAGCTCTTTAAATAGATGGAAAGCTACATGTAAGAAACAAAAAACTCCGTTTCATCAAACTAGACAAAACGGAGCGTTTATTATTAAATAA
- a CDS encoding DUF255 domain-containing protein: MKKLILVAVLAIISVGVKAQEKVNWLTFEEALEKNKETPKPILVDLYTDWCGWCKKMDKTTYKNNVIVKFINENYYAVKMDGEGKEDISFKGKTYKYVQKGKSKYHELAAAIMKGKMSYPSTAFFDLEERLIQTVPGYLAEKKFEMVLAFFTKDNYKTKKWSEFSKAFKGSI; this comes from the coding sequence ATGAAGAAATTAATTTTAGTAGCAGTTTTAGCAATTATTTCAGTTGGAGTAAAGGCACAAGAGAAAGTTAATTGGTTAACCTTTGAAGAAGCGTTGGAGAAAAATAAAGAGACTCCAAAACCTATTTTGGTCGATTTATATACAGACTGGTGTGGTTGGTGTAAAAAAATGGACAAGACTACTTACAAAAATAATGTTATTGTTAAGTTTATTAACGAAAACTATTATGCAGTAAAAATGGATGGTGAAGGAAAAGAGGATATAAGTTTTAAAGGTAAAACTTATAAATATGTACAAAAAGGTAAAAGTAAGTACCATGAGTTAGCTGCTGCTATTATGAAAGGTAAAATGAGTTACCCTTCTACAGCTTTTTTCGACTTAGAAGAAAGATTAATACAAACAGTGCCAGGTTATTTAGCCGAAAAGAAGTTCGAGATGGTTTTAGCTTTCTTTACAAAAGATAATTATAAAACAAAAAAGTGGTCTGAGTTTTCAAAAGCTTTTAAAGGTTCTATTTAA